One window from the genome of Thermus sediminis encodes:
- a CDS encoding AzlC family ABC transporter permease, translating into MMRGLRAAWPIALGYFPVAIAFGALGVQAGLSPLWVQLTSLLVFAGASQFALVGLLAQGVPPLLAALLGLLLNLRHAFYGPALRPYLKGSPLEAFFLTDEVFALALRALPGLPPGERRGYFLGLGLGAYLSWNLGTAFGALWARGLLAWPGLREALAFSLPALFFLLALPHLRNPVALLAGGVALAFHLLGQTAWGLFLAGVVGLLGERRQP; encoded by the coding sequence ATGATGCGGGGACTCCGTGCAGCTTGGCCCATCGCCCTAGGGTATTTCCCCGTGGCCATAGCCTTCGGCGCTTTGGGGGTCCAAGCGGGGCTCAGTCCCCTTTGGGTTCAGCTTACCTCCCTCTTGGTCTTTGCTGGGGCCAGCCAGTTCGCTCTGGTGGGTCTTCTGGCCCAGGGGGTGCCGCCTTTGCTGGCCGCTCTTTTGGGCCTTCTCCTCAACCTGCGCCACGCCTTCTACGGCCCAGCCCTGAGGCCCTACCTGAAGGGGAGTCCCCTGGAAGCCTTCTTTCTCACCGACGAGGTCTTCGCCTTGGCCCTGAGGGCCCTCCCGGGCCTTCCCCCAGGGGAAAGACGGGGCTACTTTCTGGGCTTGGGCCTGGGAGCCTACCTTTCCTGGAACCTAGGCACCGCCTTTGGGGCCTTGTGGGCCCGTGGGCTCCTGGCTTGGCCGGGCTTGAGGGAGGCCCTTGCCTTCTCCCTTCCGGCCCTCTTCTTTCTCCTGGCCCTCCCTCATCTAAGAAACCCTGTGGCTCTTCTAGCGGGCGGGGTGGCCCTAGCCTTCCACCTCCTGGGCCAGACGGCCTGGGGCCTCTTCTTGGCAGGGGTTGTAGGGCTTCTTGGGGAAAGGAGGCAGCCGTGA
- a CDS encoding AzlD domain-containing protein produces MTLALFLLALATFLLRFLPWRAEKNLRAGQAGPALVVALFLVSAFGPPPSSEWLRALLALFGTYLGTRLTGNLGIAVFLGVGLYGLLGLL; encoded by the coding sequence GTGACCCTGGCTCTCTTCCTCCTGGCCCTGGCCACCTTCCTCCTCCGCTTCCTTCCCTGGCGGGCGGAGAAGAATTTGAGGGCAGGCCAGGCAGGGCCTGCCCTGGTGGTGGCCCTCTTTTTGGTTTCCGCCTTCGGCCCCCCTCCCTCTTCCGAGTGGCTCCGCGCCCTCCTGGCCCTTTTTGGCACCTACTTGGGTACCCGCCTTACGGGAAACCTCGGCATCGCCGTTTTCCTAGGGGTGGGGCTTTACGGGCTTTTGGGCCTTCTTTAG
- the cas2 gene encoding CRISPR-associated endonuclease Cas2 produces the protein MRELYLVIAYDTPDDRRRARLAKLLKGFGERRQYSVFEARVTREQWAYLRGKIEALANKEEDVLAVYFLPPEAVERTWRIGHEGLKRLEDPDFV, from the coding sequence ATGAGGGAGCTTTACCTGGTCATCGCTTACGATACCCCGGATGACCGGCGGCGAGCGCGGCTCGCCAAGCTGCTCAAGGGATTCGGCGAGAGGCGGCAGTACTCCGTGTTTGAGGCCCGCGTGACCCGGGAACAGTGGGCCTACCTCAGGGGCAAGATCGAGGCCTTGGCGAACAAAGAGGAGGATGTTTTGGCGGTGTATTTCCTGCCCCCTGAGGCAGTGGAGCGTACCTGGCGGATCGGGCACGAAGGGTTGAAACGACTAGAAGATCCCGACTTCGTCTAG
- the cas1 gene encoding CRISPR-associated endonuclease Cas1, with amino-acid sequence MLLQKPVIAVEEIVILGNAVVTPALLKHCALEGIGIHYLSPTGTYYAGLTRTPAKNAPARVAQFRAHLDPAWKLTLARRFVLGKIKNGLVFLRRNGAEGWEGLKGALQETERAPDEEALRGVEGRAADLYFRAFAGLLPEGLAFGERSRRPPRDPANSLLSLAYALLAKECESALLVAGLDPYVGYLHEVRYGRPSLALDLMEEFRSILADSVVLSLLNNRRVTFEDFDESEGFPRLRKDAWPKFLRAWGERLNERVRHPILGKRLAYREILLAQARILAKHLLGELPRYEPFLVR; translated from the coding sequence GTGCTTCTACAAAAACCTGTTATCGCGGTGGAAGAGATCGTGATCCTGGGGAACGCGGTGGTAACCCCTGCCCTCCTCAAGCACTGCGCCCTGGAGGGCATCGGGATTCACTACCTCTCCCCTACCGGGACTTATTACGCAGGCTTGACCCGCACACCCGCTAAAAACGCCCCGGCCCGGGTGGCCCAGTTCCGGGCCCACCTGGACCCTGCTTGGAAGCTTACCTTGGCTCGGCGCTTCGTTTTAGGGAAGATCAAGAATGGCCTCGTCTTCTTAAGGCGCAACGGGGCTGAGGGCTGGGAAGGACTGAAGGGAGCCCTCCAGGAAACGGAGCGGGCCCCAGACGAAGAGGCTCTAAGAGGCGTGGAAGGCCGGGCCGCCGACCTCTACTTCCGGGCTTTTGCCGGGCTCCTGCCGGAAGGTCTAGCCTTCGGGGAACGGAGCCGTCGGCCGCCCCGGGACCCAGCCAACAGCCTCCTTTCGTTGGCTTACGCTCTCCTTGCCAAGGAATGCGAAAGCGCCCTCCTCGTAGCCGGGCTTGACCCTTACGTGGGCTACCTCCATGAGGTGCGGTACGGTCGTCCCTCGCTAGCCCTGGACCTGATGGAGGAGTTCCGGAGCATCCTTGCCGACTCGGTGGTCCTAAGCCTCCTCAACAACCGCCGGGTGACCTTTGAGGACTTCGATGAAAGCGAAGGTTTCCCCCGGCTGCGGAAGGATGCCTGGCCCAAGTTCTTGAGGGCTTGGGGAGAGAGGCTCAACGAGCGGGTACGACACCCTATTCTGGGAAAACGTCTGGCCTACCGGGAGATCCTCCTGGCCCAAGCGCGAATCCTAGCCAAGCACCTCTTGGGAGAACTTCCCCGATACGAACCGTTCTTGGTGCGATGA
- a CDS encoding transposase, whose amino-acid sequence MARRRGTAESLAREFVERYRDRYRRGVEVFAQGLGEALIHLDFPSGHQKHIKGTNALERLFREVKRRTRVVGVFPSEGSLGNLATVVMLRATEDWALRRYLDMAPLWAAEEKPTKIAT is encoded by the coding sequence GTGGCGCGGCGGCGGGGCACGGCGGAATCTCTGGCCCGAGAGTTTGTTGAACGCTACCGGGACCGGTACAGGCGAGGGGTGGAGGTGTTTGCCCAGGGTTTGGGGGAAGCTCTGATCCACCTGGACTTTCCCAGCGGCCACCAGAAGCACATCAAGGGCACGAATGCGCTGGAGCGGCTTTTCCGGGAGGTGAAGCGGCGGACCAGGGTGGTTGGGGTTTTCCCCAGCGAGGGGAGCCTAGGGAATCTGGCCACGGTGGTGATGCTGAGAGCCACGGAGGACTGGGCGCTCAGGCGTTACCTGGACATGGCCCCGCTTTGGGCCGCGGAAGAGAAACCCACAAAAATCGCTACTTGA
- a CDS encoding IS256 family transposase yields MNQEGFKRLTKEEISRRIREGVKAIIEQVLEEEMTEHLAAGHRERTPSRRGERNGHYTRDLITPAGKIAQLRVPRDREGTFLTEVLERYKRMTGEVEEAVLEMDLQGVSTRKVAAITEGLSRVRIGKDAVSRVAQRLEEAPSAWRGRPLGLAYPYLCLDAAYFKANRGGRVVDLALLVAVGVNEKGYRGHGRSPYLLLLAVEPAGGERKEAWRNLRKGLVERGLRGVRLVISDDPPSIRQAARAELPGASWQRCGAPGGVCGAAAGHGGISGPRVC; encoded by the coding sequence ATGAACCAAGAGGGGTTCAAGAGGTTGACCAAGGAGGAGATCAGCCGGCGCATCCGGGAAGGGGTCAAGGCCATCATCGAGCAGGTGTTGGAAGAAGAGATGACCGAGCACCTGGCTGCGGGTCACCGTGAGCGCACCCCGAGCCGCCGCGGGGAGCGGAACGGCCACTACACCCGGGACCTCATCACGCCGGCGGGCAAGATCGCGCAGCTCCGGGTACCCCGGGACCGGGAGGGGACTTTCCTGACCGAGGTGTTGGAGCGCTACAAGCGGATGACCGGGGAGGTGGAAGAGGCCGTCCTGGAGATGGACCTGCAAGGGGTCTCCACCCGCAAGGTGGCGGCCATCACCGAAGGTCTGTCCCGAGTGCGGATTGGTAAGGACGCGGTCTCCAGGGTAGCCCAGCGCCTGGAGGAGGCGCCCTCTGCCTGGCGGGGCCGGCCCTTGGGGCTGGCTTACCCCTACCTCTGCCTGGACGCGGCCTACTTCAAGGCGAACCGGGGCGGGCGGGTGGTGGACCTGGCCCTTCTGGTGGCGGTGGGGGTGAACGAGAAAGGCTACCGAGGTCACGGGCGCAGCCCGTACCTTTTGCTGCTGGCGGTGGAACCGGCGGGCGGGGAGCGGAAGGAGGCCTGGAGGAACCTCCGGAAGGGTCTGGTGGAGCGGGGGCTTCGTGGGGTGAGGCTGGTCATTTCCGACGACCCCCCTTCCATCCGCCAGGCGGCGAGGGCCGAGCTTCCTGGGGCCAGCTGGCAGCGGTGCGGAGCTCCAGGAGGTGTTTGTGGCGCGGCGGCGGGGCACGGCGGAATCTCTGGCCCGAGAGTTTGTTGA
- a CDS encoding biotin transporter BioY, protein MKETQSLPYVPLAKTLWPARSLGRDLGLILLGSLLVALLAQIAIPLPFTPVPITGQTLGVLLVGAALGSRLGFLALLAYLLEGAMGLPVFAGGTGGLAKVLGPTGGFLLAFPLAAGLVGLLVERLGLDRGPLGTLLAMLLGNALLYLLGLPWLWAWLAGAGQALDLGRLLAMGLFPFIPGDLVKAALAAVLLPSAWRFLGKR, encoded by the coding sequence ATGAAGGAAACCCAATCCCTGCCCTACGTGCCCCTGGCCAAGACCCTCTGGCCCGCTAGGTCCTTGGGCCGCGACCTGGGCCTTATCCTTTTGGGAAGCCTCCTGGTGGCCCTCCTGGCCCAGATCGCCATCCCCCTCCCCTTCACCCCCGTGCCCATCACCGGGCAGACCCTGGGGGTCCTCCTGGTGGGGGCCGCCCTGGGGAGCCGCCTGGGCTTCCTGGCCCTCCTGGCCTACCTCTTGGAAGGGGCCATGGGCCTTCCCGTCTTCGCCGGGGGAACGGGCGGCCTGGCCAAGGTCCTGGGGCCCACGGGGGGCTTCCTCCTGGCCTTCCCTCTGGCGGCTGGGCTCGTGGGCCTTTTGGTGGAGCGCTTGGGCCTGGACCGGGGCCCCCTAGGTACCCTCCTCGCCATGCTCCTGGGGAACGCCCTCCTCTACCTGCTGGGCCTCCCCTGGCTCTGGGCCTGGCTCGCAGGAGCAGGCCAGGCTTTGGACCTAGGCCGTCTTCTCGCCATGGGCCTCTTCCCCTTCATCCCCGGCGACCTGGTGAAGGCAGCCCTGGCCGCGGTCCTCCTGCCCTCCGCTTGGCGGTTCCTAGGGAAGCGGTAA
- a CDS encoding LacI family DNA-binding transcriptional regulator, whose protein sequence is MTRSRPTIQEVARAAGVSPATVSRVLNGTARVSREKVRAVLRAVEELGYTPSPLAQSLATGRSYAVGILVPSLSSPFYGPILEAITQELLTSEYRPIAVPTHWSLIEELEALEFLRMHRVEALIVLGTRLDAKAFQRCGVPILAYGQPLEGHEAYTLEVNNLEAAHRATCYLLAKGHRQIVHITSHQGGRDIQERYLGYRKAMREAGLPTRVLYGNLQEDGGYKVADELLERFPKATAVFAANDQTAIGLRLRLWERGVRVPEDLSLVGFDDIDLAAYQTPPLTTVRQPTRVIGQTLAAAAKAILQGQKPSLPPTHLQVIERHSVKEVRA, encoded by the coding sequence ATGACCAGGTCTCGCCCCACCATCCAGGAGGTGGCCCGCGCCGCTGGGGTTTCCCCGGCCACGGTTTCCCGGGTCTTGAACGGCACCGCCCGGGTTTCCCGGGAGAAGGTGCGGGCGGTCCTTAGGGCGGTGGAGGAGCTGGGCTACACGCCAAGCCCCCTGGCCCAGAGCCTGGCCACGGGCCGCTCCTACGCCGTGGGCATCCTGGTCCCAAGCCTCTCCAGCCCCTTCTACGGGCCCATCCTCGAGGCCATCACCCAGGAGCTTCTCACCTCCGAGTACCGCCCCATCGCCGTGCCCACGCACTGGAGCCTCATCGAGGAGCTAGAGGCCCTGGAGTTCTTGCGCATGCACCGGGTGGAGGCCCTGATCGTCCTGGGCACCCGTTTGGACGCCAAGGCCTTCCAAAGGTGCGGCGTGCCCATCCTCGCCTACGGCCAGCCCCTGGAGGGCCACGAGGCCTATACCCTGGAGGTGAACAACCTCGAGGCCGCCCATCGGGCCACCTGCTACCTCCTTGCCAAGGGCCACCGCCAGATCGTCCACATCACCAGCCACCAGGGGGGGCGGGACATCCAGGAGCGCTACCTGGGCTACCGAAAGGCCATGCGGGAGGCAGGGCTTCCCACTCGGGTCCTCTACGGCAACCTCCAAGAAGACGGGGGCTACAAGGTGGCCGACGAGCTCCTGGAGCGTTTTCCCAAAGCCACCGCCGTCTTCGCCGCCAACGATCAGACCGCCATTGGCCTCCGCCTCCGCCTGTGGGAAAGGGGGGTGCGGGTACCTGAGGACCTCTCCCTGGTGGGCTTTGACGACATAGACCTGGCCGCCTACCAGACCCCACCCCTCACCACGGTGCGCCAACCTACCCGGGTCATCGGCCAGACCCTGGCGGCCGCGGCCAAGGCCATCCTACAGGGCCAAAAGCCCTCCCTTCCCCCCACTCACCTGCAGGTTATAGAACGGCATTCGGTGAAGGAGGTGAGAGCCTGA
- a CDS encoding extracellular solute-binding protein, whose translation MLKKALSGLAILALSMGLAQRTLEIWIMPNSPRPLEDLKALVAPFERANNVEVKVTVLDWGVAWTRITTAATSGVGPDIVQLGTTWVGAISAMNVLEPLDDVLQALGGPRAYLPAVWNTTRLEGSPTATALPWFSELRAFYYRTDALKAAGVNPDKMFATWQDFEAGLAQLAKSTFTDPVTKRPLFPLCAPGKNTWDVLHNAAPWIWGNGGEIVRRSSPCASKGQKGLSLCPRKGFHNARP comes from the coding sequence ATGCTTAAGAAAGCGCTTTCAGGATTGGCGATCCTTGCCCTCTCCATGGGTCTTGCCCAAAGGACCCTGGAGATCTGGATCATGCCCAATAGCCCCAGGCCCCTCGAGGACCTGAAGGCCTTGGTGGCCCCCTTTGAGAGGGCCAACAACGTGGAGGTCAAGGTCACCGTCCTAGACTGGGGCGTGGCCTGGACCCGCATCACCACCGCTGCTACCAGCGGCGTGGGCCCGGATATCGTTCAGCTGGGCACCACCTGGGTGGGGGCCATCTCGGCCATGAACGTGCTGGAGCCCTTGGACGATGTCCTCCAGGCCCTGGGCGGCCCCAGGGCCTACCTCCCGGCGGTGTGGAACACCACCCGCCTCGAGGGCTCCCCCACCGCCACCGCCCTCCCTTGGTTCTCCGAGCTCAGGGCCTTTTACTACCGCACGGATGCCTTAAAGGCTGCCGGGGTGAACCCCGACAAGATGTTCGCCACCTGGCAGGACTTCGAGGCGGGCCTCGCCCAGCTGGCCAAGTCCACCTTCACCGACCCCGTCACCAAGAGGCCCCTCTTCCCCCTCTGCGCCCCCGGCAAGAACACCTGGGACGTGCTCCACAACGCTGCCCCTTGGATCTGGGGCAACGGGGGCGAGATCGTGAGAAGGTCGAGCCCGTGCGCCTCTAAAGGGCAAAAGGGGTTGTCCTTATGCCCGAGAAAGGGCTTTCATAACGCTCGGCCCTAG
- the smpB gene encoding SsrA-binding protein SmpB, which produces MRPTLENRRARHDYEVLETHEAGIALKGTEVKSLREGRVDFTGSFARFRGGEIYLENLYIAPYEKGSYMNVDPRRPRKLLLHRHELRRLLGKVEQKGLALVPLKIYFNERGYAKVLLGLARGKKAYEKKADDKRRAVRQALEEL; this is translated from the coding sequence GTGCGGCCTACGCTGGAGAACCGCCGCGCTCGCCACGATTACGAGGTCCTGGAGACCCACGAGGCCGGGATCGCCCTTAAGGGTACGGAGGTCAAGTCCCTCCGGGAGGGTAGGGTGGACTTCACGGGGAGCTTCGCCCGCTTCCGGGGTGGGGAGATCTATCTGGAAAATCTCTATATTGCTCCCTACGAGAAGGGCTCCTACATGAACGTGGACCCCAGGAGGCCCAGGAAGCTCCTCCTCCACAGGCACGAGCTGAGGCGCCTCCTGGGCAAGGTGGAGCAGAAGGGCCTGGCCCTGGTGCCCCTCAAGATCTACTTCAACGAGCGGGGCTATGCCAAAGTTCTCCTGGGCCTGGCCCGGGGCAAGAAGGCCTACGAGAAGAAGGCGGATGACAAGAGGCGGGCCGTGCGCCAGGCTCTGGAGGAACTATGA
- a CDS encoding N-acetylmuramoyl-L-alanine amidase has protein sequence MRTPVLLLVLGAALAQAPRPLQVGALSGEAIYPGGRGVAYGEARLVAQGLGLSLWQGEKEVALGLGSRYRNFPIAEEERQAAATGSAWRRGREVWVPLRPLAEALGLEYQVQEGIVLNLPWARLLGAERGQGRLLLRFSREVNAVLQEGGVLFLLAQGEEPGFRQEALGLFLPLEAPPDRLYYPGGNRVALEWGPLPRPSPLVLLDPGHGGEDPGLLFGDLKEKDLTLDLARRTAARLPGSRLTRTGDETLPLEARLRLAQGASVLVSFHVTQGSAVNLFLPEARSAPLGRNAEALLASAPRERAALLRAHAGDPRRLAEALERTLSALGLVVARAEGPYALTDIPGAAVILEVGVERLQTEESRNALAEAVAQAIRTYLGGP, from the coding sequence ATGAGAACCCCTGTTCTGCTGCTCGTCCTCGGGGCGGCCCTGGCGCAAGCCCCCAGGCCCCTCCAGGTGGGAGCCCTCAGCGGGGAGGCCATCTACCCTGGGGGGCGGGGGGTGGCCTACGGGGAGGCCCGCTTGGTGGCCCAGGGCCTGGGGCTCAGCCTTTGGCAGGGGGAGAAGGAGGTGGCCCTTGGTTTGGGGAGCCGCTACCGGAACTTCCCCATAGCGGAAGAGGAGCGGCAGGCAGCGGCGACCGGGTCCGCCTGGAGGAGGGGGCGTGAGGTCTGGGTGCCCCTCCGCCCCTTGGCGGAGGCCCTGGGCCTGGAGTACCAGGTGCAAGAGGGGATTGTCCTCAACCTCCCTTGGGCCAGGCTCCTAGGGGCAGAGCGGGGCCAAGGACGCCTCCTCCTCCGTTTCTCCCGAGAGGTGAACGCCGTGCTCCAGGAGGGCGGGGTCCTCTTCCTCCTGGCCCAGGGGGAGGAGCCGGGATTCCGCCAGGAGGCCCTCGGCCTCTTCCTGCCCCTAGAGGCCCCTCCCGACCGCCTCTACTACCCTGGGGGCAACCGGGTGGCCCTGGAGTGGGGCCCCCTTCCCCGGCCTAGCCCCTTGGTCCTCCTGGACCCGGGGCACGGGGGGGAGGACCCTGGCCTCCTCTTTGGGGACCTCAAGGAAAAGGACCTTACCCTGGACCTGGCCCGCAGGACGGCCGCCCGCCTCCCAGGAAGCCGCCTGACGCGAACCGGAGACGAGACCCTGCCCCTCGAGGCCCGCCTGCGCCTGGCCCAAGGCGCAAGCGTCCTGGTCTCCTTCCATGTGACCCAGGGGAGCGCGGTGAACCTCTTCCTCCCCGAGGCCCGCTCCGCCCCTCTGGGGCGGAACGCGGAGGCCCTCCTGGCCTCAGCCCCTAGGGAGCGGGCCGCCCTCCTGAGGGCCCATGCAGGGGACCCGCGCCGCCTCGCCGAGGCTTTGGAGAGGACCCTTTCCGCCCTGGGCCTGGTGGTGGCCAGGGCGGAGGGCCCCTACGCCCTCACGGACATTCCCGGTGCCGCGGTGATCCTGGAGGTGGGGGTGGAGCGGCTGCAGACCGAGGAGTCTAGAAACGCCCTGGCCGAGGCCGTGGCCCAGGCGATCCGAACCTATCTGGGGGGACCGTGA
- a CDS encoding GerMN domain-containing protein produces the protein MRRLLTFWNLFGLLAFLAGSLLYAQSQGERTPLALPLPAEEASKDALTLVLYRPSPPQGFLKESLTLDLGPGETPGGAALSAWAQAVGAPRPLALFFKERRLVVDLPPGFALGLDATLEAFRLYSLAYTLLATFQAEEVRFLVEGKPSAGLAHLDLSRPIRLP, from the coding sequence GTGAGGAGGCTTTTGACCTTCTGGAATCTCTTTGGGCTTTTGGCCTTTCTGGCGGGAAGCCTCCTCTACGCCCAAAGCCAGGGGGAGCGCACCCCCCTAGCCCTACCCCTCCCCGCAGAGGAGGCCTCCAAGGACGCCCTGACCCTGGTCCTCTACCGCCCGAGCCCGCCCCAAGGCTTCCTCAAGGAGAGCTTGACCTTGGACCTAGGTCCGGGGGAGACCCCGGGGGGCGCGGCCCTTTCCGCCTGGGCCCAGGCGGTGGGCGCCCCTAGGCCTTTGGCCCTCTTCTTCAAGGAGAGGCGCTTGGTGGTGGACCTACCCCCAGGCTTTGCCCTGGGGCTGGACGCCACCCTCGAGGCCTTCCGCCTCTACAGCCTGGCCTACACCCTGCTCGCCACGTTTCAGGCCGAGGAGGTGCGCTTCCTGGTGGAGGGGAAACCAAGCGCCGGCCTGGCCCACCTGGACCTCAGCCGGCCCATCCGCCTGCCTTGA
- a CDS encoding zinc metallopeptidase — MDLALLLMIAVFVASLGIQWGLQATFARHSRVGNTRGLTGAQVARAILDAHGLSQVRVEPVPGHLTDHYDPQAKAVRLSEPNYASPSLAALAVAAHEVGHAVQDAQGYAWLRVRANLWPVASLGSTWGPILVLAGLALGALGLAKLGIYLYLAVAFFQLITLPVEFDASRRAMGFLKRMGFLSDRETGPARQVLTWAALTYVAALASSLATILYYASLLGLFRREE; from the coding sequence ATGGACTTGGCCCTTTTGCTCATGATCGCGGTTTTTGTGGCCAGCCTGGGGATCCAGTGGGGCCTGCAAGCCACCTTCGCCCGTCACAGCCGGGTGGGCAACACGCGGGGGCTCACCGGGGCCCAGGTGGCCCGAGCCATCCTGGACGCCCATGGGCTTTCCCAGGTGCGGGTGGAGCCGGTGCCCGGCCACCTCACCGACCACTACGACCCTCAGGCCAAAGCGGTGCGGCTCTCTGAGCCCAACTACGCCTCGCCCAGCCTGGCGGCCCTGGCGGTGGCCGCCCATGAGGTGGGGCATGCCGTCCAGGACGCTCAGGGCTACGCCTGGCTTAGGGTCAGGGCCAACCTCTGGCCCGTGGCCAGCCTGGGGAGCACCTGGGGGCCTATCCTGGTCCTTGCTGGTCTGGCCTTGGGAGCCTTGGGCTTGGCCAAGTTGGGGATCTACCTCTACCTTGCGGTGGCCTTCTTCCAGCTCATCACCCTGCCGGTGGAGTTTGACGCTTCGCGTAGGGCCATGGGGTTCCTGAAGCGCATGGGCTTCCTCAGCGACCGGGAGACGGGCCCCGCCCGCCAGGTCCTCACCTGGGCGGCCCTTACCTACGTGGCGGCTTTGGCGAGCTCCTTGGCCACCATCCTCTACTACGCCAGCCTTCTTGGCCTTTTCCGGCGGGAGGAGTAG
- a CDS encoding sulfurtransferase, translating into MGYAHPEVLVSTAWVEEHLQDPAVRILEVDEDILLYDTGHIPGAQKIDWQRDFWDPVVRDFVDEEGFARLMERLGISNDTTVVLYGDKNNWWAAYAFWFLKYNGHGDVRLMNGGRQKWVEEGRPLTTEVPSYPPGRYQVPYRDESIRAYRDEVLKQILKVKEGKGALVDVRSPEEYRGELTHMPNYPQEGALRAGHIPGARNIPWAKAVNPDGTFKSAEELRTLYEPLGVTPDKDIVVYCRIAERSSHSWFVLKYLLGYPHVKNYDGSWTEWGNLVGVPIAKGEEG; encoded by the coding sequence ATGGGTTACGCCCATCCGGAAGTCTTAGTGAGCACGGCCTGGGTAGAGGAGCACCTGCAGGACCCCGCGGTGCGCATCCTGGAGGTGGACGAGGACATCCTCCTCTACGACACCGGCCACATCCCCGGAGCGCAAAAGATCGACTGGCAGCGGGACTTCTGGGACCCGGTGGTGCGGGACTTCGTGGACGAGGAGGGCTTCGCACGGCTTATGGAGCGGCTTGGCATCTCCAACGATACCACCGTGGTCCTCTATGGGGACAAGAACAACTGGTGGGCGGCCTACGCCTTCTGGTTCCTCAAGTACAACGGCCACGGGGACGTGCGCCTCATGAACGGGGGAAGGCAGAAGTGGGTAGAGGAGGGCCGGCCCCTCACCACCGAGGTCCCCTCCTACCCTCCCGGCCGCTACCAGGTCCCCTACCGGGACGAGTCCATCCGCGCCTACCGGGACGAGGTCTTAAAGCAAATCCTCAAGGTCAAGGAAGGGAAGGGGGCCCTGGTGGACGTGCGGAGCCCCGAGGAGTACCGGGGCGAGCTCACCCACATGCCGAACTACCCCCAGGAGGGAGCCCTTAGGGCGGGGCATATCCCCGGGGCCAGGAATATCCCCTGGGCCAAGGCGGTGAACCCCGACGGCACCTTCAAAAGCGCCGAGGAGCTCAGGACCCTCTACGAGCCCCTGGGTGTGACCCCGGACAAGGACATCGTGGTCTACTGCCGCATCGCCGAGCGCTCCAGCCACTCCTGGTTCGTCCTCAAGTACCTCCTGGGCTACCCCCACGTGAAGAACTACGATGGCTCCTGGACGGAGTGGGGGAACCTGGTGGGGGTGCCCATCGCCAAGGGGGAGGAGGGCTAG
- the sdaAA gene encoding L-serine ammonia-lyase, iron-sulfur-dependent, subunit alpha, with product MPLTLNALAELSGLASEHVLREEEEETGIPREVVLAKMRERMAVMRASIQRGLASEAPSVAGMVGRNAKTLWEAPDPLKDPLLKRVQAYAMAVNEENARMGRIVVAPTAGSAGTLPGALLGVADHLGIPDERLLMPMVLAAGVAKMISRVIHIAGASGGCQAEIGASAAMAAAAVTELLEGSPEAAAHAAALALQNTLGLVCDPVGGFVEVPCVMRNGFYAVHAVSAASMALAGIRSVIPPDEVVLAMAGIGRLLPLELKETGLGGLADTPTGRRLSEEALKGRGP from the coding sequence ATGCCCTTGACCCTGAACGCCTTGGCGGAGCTTTCCGGCCTGGCTTCGGAGCACGTTTTGCGGGAGGAGGAAGAGGAGACCGGCATCCCCCGCGAGGTCGTCCTGGCCAAGATGCGGGAGCGCATGGCCGTCATGCGGGCCTCCATCCAGAGGGGCCTGGCCTCGGAGGCCCCTAGTGTGGCGGGGATGGTGGGGAGAAACGCCAAGACCCTCTGGGAGGCCCCTGATCCCCTCAAGGACCCCCTCCTCAAGCGGGTCCAGGCCTACGCCATGGCCGTCAACGAGGAGAACGCCCGCATGGGGCGCATCGTGGTCGCGCCCACCGCAGGGAGCGCGGGAACCCTTCCGGGGGCCCTCCTGGGCGTGGCCGACCACCTGGGGATTCCCGACGAGCGCCTCCTCATGCCTATGGTCCTGGCGGCGGGGGTGGCCAAGATGATCAGCCGGGTCATCCACATCGCCGGGGCCAGCGGGGGGTGCCAGGCGGAGATCGGCGCCAGCGCCGCCATGGCCGCCGCTGCGGTGACGGAACTCCTAGAGGGTAGCCCCGAAGCGGCCGCCCACGCCGCTGCCCTGGCCCTGCAGAACACCCTGGGGCTGGTCTGCGACCCCGTGGGGGGTTTCGTGGAGGTGCCCTGCGTGATGCGCAATGGCTTCTACGCCGTCCACGCCGTGAGCGCCGCCTCCATGGCCCTGGCGGGGATAAGGAGCGTCATCCCCCCGGACGAGGTGGTGCTGGCCATGGCGGGCATCGGCCGCCTCCTGCCCTTAGAGCTCAAGGAGACAGGCCTCGGGGGCCTGGCGGACACCCCCACAGGGCGGAGGCTTTCGGAGGAGGCCCTAAAGGGGAGGGGGCCCTAG